ACTGCTAGTGCGGCGCCTGCGGACCGCCCCAGTTGTTCGACTGCGGCCACTGCGCGGGGGCCGGCTTCTTCCGCAGTCGCGCGACGATCAGCCCACCGATCAGCAGGAGCACAACTCCACCCCCACCAAGCCCAGCGACCAACGCCACCGGCGTCCCGTCGTCCGAGTCGGAGCGCCCATCCACCGGCGGACCACCGGCCCGGTTCTTGTCACCGGAGTCCCCCGGCTCGGAGGGCGTCGTACTCGGCGTCGTACTGGGCGTCTCGGTCGGCGTAGGTGTCACGGACTCCCCCGACACCGGCGTCGCGCCGTCGACGTACTCCGGTTTGCCCGCCCCCGCCGTACCGACCACGCCGACCGTGAGGTTCAACGGGATCGTGAAGGCCTTGTCGTTGGTCTTCCGGGTCAGCGAGACCGCCAGGTAGTACTCGCCAGGCGTCGAGGTGCCGGTGTCCTGGTTGTTGGCCCCGTTGCGGTTCAGGTACCGGATCTCCTTGGTGGTAAGACCCTTCACCAGCCCGCGCTTGGTCAGCACAGCCTTCGTGTACGAGCCGCCGGGCACGTTCTTGGCGAAGATCGCGAACACGTCCTCACCGGTCGGCGAGATCAGCGCGGTGTCGAGATACCGGATTCCGTCCATCGCGTCGGCCTGGGCGCCGGCCATCTCCGGGACCGTCATCTGCGCTTGGATCCGCTGACCCCAGTCGGCCTTCACCCGGTAGAGCTGGAGCTCGCCAGGCATCAGCGTCGTCTTGTACGTGCCCGGCTGGAGCAGCGGCGCGTCCGGGAAGCTGGAGCCGGGCACGATCTCGCGCGGCGTCGACCCGGACATCTGGGTCCAGACCGGGTCAGCGGCCGCGGCCGGCAGGTTCGCGATCGAGTCGACCGGCGGCTCCTCGTCGACCCGCAGCTCGTACGGCACGCCCTTGAGCTGCTGATAGTTCTTCCCCGGGTTCACGGTGAGCACCAGCTGATCGGAGTCAGCGCATTCGTCGTTCTTCTTCTCGTACTTCGACCAACTGGCCGCCGTCCCGGTCGCCAGCCCCTGGTCTCCGTCGAATCCGCGCGGGTAGCTCCAGCCGCACTGCTCACCGGTGAGCGTGTTGAGCCGCACCTCGGTCTGGATCACGAAGCTCCCGCCGGCCGGACGCCGGAAGCTCACCCCGGCGCGCAGCGTCGAGCCCTTCATGGTCCGCTTGATCAGGTAGTGCTTCGAGGTGTTGTCCACACCGAACGTGTCGGAGTAGTGGCCCGGGGCAAGCACCGGCGCGCCTTCCTGCTGCGGGGCGCCGTGCACCGGCGTACCGGAGATCCGGAACGGGCGGAAGGCTCGCGTCGACAACCTGCCCAGACCAGCCTCGAGATCGATCGTCGAGTCGGCGTCGTAGTAGTCGCCGCGCCCTTCGCGAGCCACGCACTGCAGCTGGGTGCGCGCCTTCCCGCCGACGCGGAAGCCGACCACGTCGATCTTCAGATCGATGCCCTGCTGGGCGATCGAGCGCGCCACCGCGCACGGCTCCGGCGCACACGTCGCCTCGCCGTCCGAGACCAGCACGATCGTGCGCTGACCGACCGGACCGAGATCCTTCGCGGCCTGCTGGAGGGCGTAGCCGATCGGGGTCTCGCCGTACGGCTTGTACTTGGCGATCGCCGTCTGGAGTTGCGGCCGGTTGCCGGTCCCGATCGGGACGGTCAGCTGGGTGTCGGTGCAGGCGCCCGCCTGGGTGCGTTTGAACACGGTCGCGCCGTACACCCGGAGGCCGACCTCGGCCGCCTCGGGGAGCTTGGTCACCACGCTGGACAGGGCCGTCCGGGCGGCGGCGATCTTGGTGTGCCCGTCGCCGGCTGGCTCCGCCATGGAGCCGGACGAGTCGAGGACCAGCACGAGCTTGCCGCCGCTCGGAGCAGGGTCCGCGAGCGCGGCTGGGGCGGTCAGGCCACCCAGGACAGCTGCCAGCGTGACGGCGAGGAGCGCCCACACCACGGGCCGGTGGCGGTGTGCCTGGTGAGTCGTCATCGTTTCCTCCGGTGAGATTCGCTGCTGCAAACCTTGGCAGTTTGCTATCGCAAATGTCAACCCCGTTTCAGGCTGGAATTTCGGGTTCGCAAGTGCGAAGATCTTTGCATGGAGCAGACGGCACACAATCTGCAGCAGCAGGTCGAGCTGTACGGCGAGCCACTGGGCGAGGTCGTACGGCGGATCACCGGCGGGCTCGGCATGACGCAGGGCGGGCTCGCCCAGGTCATCGGCCTGTCCGCGCCCATGCTCTCGCAGCTGGTCAGCGCGCAGCGGGTGAAGATCGGCAATCCAGCGGTCGTGTCGCGCCTGCGGGCCGTGTCCGAGCTCACCGATCTGGCCGTGTCCGGCGGGATCGAGCCCGAGCACATCGCCCACGAGCTGGACGGGATCCGCGCCGCCACCGGCGCCTACACCCGGCCGACCACAGCCCACCTGGCGCGGTCGGCCGCGCCCGGCCAACCCACCGGAAATGCAGGGCAGCCCACCGATCCGCCGGGCCGTTTCCTGCGACCCACGACGTACCCCGGCGAGCTCCCCCCGTCTCCGTCCGCGCGCAGCGTCGTACGGGAGATCCAGGACCTGTTCCGGGCCGTCGCTTCGGCCGAGGAGATCCAGCAGGCCGCGGCCGCCGTGGACTCGCCGGCGATCGCCGAGTTACTACTTGCCTACGGCACCGGCAGGACAGCCGATGCGCTAACGCACTATGAGCAGCACCACGGCTGATATAGCACAACCCGAGTAGACATTCGGCGCTGTCTCACGCTTCGTCGGCACGGAATGCGCGTCGCGCGGCTGGTGTTGGCTTGCTCCGGCGGGGCGAACCGTCCTGCCTTCGTTGACGTTGTGAGGAGACAGTTGTGCGCGCGTTCGGCGCTTTTCGGCGGGTTGTCGCAGTGGTCGGGGCCATCACCTTGGCAAGTGCGATGGTTGCCTGTGGCAGCAATCAGGACAAGTCCGTGGCGGGCGGCGAGGATCTGGGGCTGATGACGGCGGGGACGCTGCGGATCGGGACCCTGACCGACGCGCCGCCGAACGTCTACGTGAAGGACGGGAAGTTCACCGGCTTCGACAACGACCTGATCACTGCGGTCGCGGCGAAGCTGAACCTGAAGCCGGAGTTCGTCGGCACCGACTTCTCCGCGCTGCTGTCGCAGGTGAACGGCGGCCAGTTCGACCTCGGCAGCTCGTCGATCACGGTCACCGAGGCCCGTAAGAAGACGGTTGCGTTCAGCAACGGGTACGACTTCGGCTACCTCGGTCTCAACACCACCAAGGACTCCGGAATCACGTCGTTCGACCAGCTCACCGGCAAGCGGGTCGTGGTCGTCCAGGGCACCGTCCAGGACGACTACGCGACGCAGAAGAACCTGAACCCGGTCCGCGTCCCGAACTACAACGCCGCGCTCGGCCAGCTCAAGGCCGGTACGGCGGACGCCTGGGTGAGCCCGGCCGAGATCGGCGAGAAGATGGCGAAGGAGCAGGGCGGTGGCACGGTGATCCTGGCCGCGAAGGAGCTCAGTGACGCGCCGATGGCGTTCGCGGTGGCGAAGAGCAACGACAAGCTCCGCGAAGCCGTGAACAAGGCGCTCGACGAGGTGATCGCCGACGGCACCTGGACCAAGCTGGTCGAGCAGTACTACCCGGGTCGCGCCGTACCGGCGAACTTCAAGCCGGGCAGCGGATCGGTCAAGTTCACGGCTCCCAAAGCCTGATGGACATCTGGTCCACCCTGAGTGACACCTTCCTCGACTGGGAGTCGATGAAGGCGGTCCTGCCCGAGATGCTGAAGGTAGGACTGGTCAACACCCTGATTCTGGCGGCCGCCTCGGTCGTGCTGGGCACTCTGCTCGGCATGATCGTGGCGGTCCTCGCCCTGTCCAGCAAGCGCTGGCTGCGCTGGCCGGCGAAGATCTACACCGACATCTTCCGCGGCCTGCCTGCGATCCTGACGATCCTGCTGATCGGCCAGGGCCTGTCCCCGATCACGAGGCACTGGTGGGGCCCGAACCCGTACCCGCTCGGCATCCTCGCGCTGTCGCTGATCGCCGCGGCGTACATCGGCGAGATCTTCCGTTCCGGCATCCAAAGCGTGGAGAAAGGTCAGCTCGAGGCCGCCCGAGCGCTGGGCTTCAGTTATACGAGCGGCATGCGGCTGGTCGTCATCCCGCAAGGGGTACGGCGGGTGCTGCCGGCGCTGGTGAACCAGTTCATCGCGCTCGTGAAGGAGTCGAGCCTGGTGTACTTCCTCGGCCTGCTGGCGAGCCAGCGCGAACTGTTCCGGATCGGGCAGGACGCGGCCGCGACCAACGGCAACCTGTCCCCGTTGCTGCTCGCGGGCATCTTCTACCTGGTGATGACGGTCCCGCTGACGCACTTGGTGAACCACTTCGACAAGCGGCTGCGCGAAGGACGACCGGTCGAGTCGGAGGACGTAGAACTGAAGGAGCTCGCGCATGCGAACCGTTGAGGCAGCGAGCCTGGAGGTGAGCGGAGTCGAGCTCGCGTTCGGCAGCAACAAGGTGCTGCGCGGCGTCGATCTCGTCGTGCCGGCCGGGCAGACCGCGTGTGTGATCGGTCCGTCGGGCTCTGGGAAGTCGACGCTGTTGCGTGCGATCAACCGGCTGCTCGAACCGGACGCGGGTGATGTGAAGCTGGGCGGCGAGTCGGTACTGCGGGGTGACGCCGATGTACTGCGGCGACGCATCGGCATGGTGTTCCAGCACTTCAACCTGTTCCCGCACAAGAGCGTGCTCGACAACATCACGCTTCCGCTGCGCAAGATCAAGAAGCTCGACGCCGAGGCCGCACAGGCCGCGGCCCGCGCGCAGCTCGAGCTGGTCGGTCTTGCCCACAAGGCCGGAGCGCGGCCCGGGAACCTGTCCGGTGGTCAGCAGCAGCGGGTCGCGATCGCGCGAGCGCTGGCGATGCAGCCCGAGGTGATGCTGTTCGACGAGGCCACGTCGGCGCTCGATCCCGAGCTGGTCAAGGGCGTGCTGTCGCTGATGGCGGACCTCGCCGCGGCGGGGATGACGATGGTCGTGGTCACCCACGAGATGGGGTTCGCCCGCGAGGTTGCCGACCAGGTGGCCTTCATGGACCACGGCGTCGTGGTCGAGTCCGGAGTACCCGATCAGATCTTCGCCGCGGCCGACTCCCCGAGATTGCAACAGTTCCTGTCCCAGGTGCTCTGAGGCGGTCGAACCTTGGCAGAAAGGTATGCCAAGGCGCACGATGGAAGGTGGCCCCGACTGGGGTTGAGCTACACCTGGGGGTAGCCATGGCGTTCTTCCATCGTTCACCGGCCGCGACTCGCCGACTCACGATCGCAGCAGTCGCCGCCGGATTGATCACCACATCCGGGCTCGCGGCAACCGCCGCGCCCACGACCAGCACAGTCAGCACAACCAGCACGGCCAGCACGGTGGCGGCCGCGCCGGCTCGTGCCAAGTACGTCTATCTCACGTTCGACGACGGCCCGAGTACGCCGTACACCGCGCAGATACTGAAGATTCTGCGGGCCTACGGGGCACGGGCGACCTTCTTCGAGATCGGGCGGAACGTGGCGCGCTACCCGTACCTGACCCGCCGCGTCTACCAAATGGGCAACGGCGTGCAGAACCACACCTGGTCGCACCCGGATCTGCGGCACGTGTCCTCGGCAACATTCAGGTCCCAAGTACAGAAGACGGACCGGTACATCCGGGCCCAGACGGGGTACACCCCGCGCTGTCTCCGGCCGCCGTACGGCGCGACGAACAAGCTGATCTACCGGCGGGCCGCTGCCCTTGGCAAGAGCATCCGCTTGTGGACCATCGACACCCGCGACTGGTCTCGCCCCGGAACGTCGGTGATCGTGCGCCGGGCACTGGCGAAGGTGCACAGCGGTTCGGTCATCCTGATGCATGACGGCGGCGGCAACCGCAGCCAGACGGTTGCGGCGCTGCCGAAGATTCTGCGGACTTTGAAGGCGAGGGGCTACCGCTTCACCACCATGTCCTGCACCTGACACTCGGCGCGGGGGCCGCGGGGTTACGTCAATTCCTGGCACAAGTGCCTTAGCGTGGGCCCTGAGGATTCAGTGAGGACGTGAACCACCCACCGCCCTGGGGGGACAATGGACGTTCGCTTGACGCGTGCGGGCAACCGCGCCGTCGGCCTGGCGATGATGATGCTGGTGAGCGCGGTGATCGGCTCGGTCGTGGTTGCGGCCGCGAAGTCGCCGGCCAAACCAGCCATGCCCGCGCCGTCCGCGGCAGCACCGGTCACGCCGACGAAAACGCCGCTGCCGACCAAGTACGTCGTACTGACGTTCGACGACGGGCCTGATGTCGAGTACACCCCGAAGGTGCTCAACATCCTCGCGCAGTACGGCGCCAAGGCGACGTTCTTCGAGGTCGGGCAGAACGTCCGGAAGCATCCCGAACTGACCAAGCGGATCCACGAATCCGGTCACAGCGTGCAGAACCACACCTGGACGCACGCCGATCTCCGCCACCTCAGCGCGGCCGCGTTCCGGCAGCAGGTGACGTCGACGGATCAGGCCATCCGGGCGCAGATCGGCAGTACGCCGGCCTGCCTGCGACCGCCGTACGGCGGGGTGAACCCAACAGTCCGGCAACGGGCGAAGGCGCTCGGCAAGGACCTCGTGGTGTGGACGGTGGACTCGCGGGACTGGACCAAACCCGGTACGACGGCGATCGTGCAACGCGTGCTGAACAACGTGCACAGCGGCTCGGTGATCCTGATGCACGACGGCGGCGGCAACCGCACCCAGACCGTGGCGGCCCTGCCCACGATCCTCAAGACGCTCAAGGCCCAGGGCTACGGCTTCCGCGTCCTGACCTGCTAGGACAGCGCGGTCACTAGCGGTACGACGTCGGCGATCGACTGGACCACGCGGGTCGGGCGGTACGGGAAGCGCTCGACCTCGTGCTCGCCGGTCGATCCGGACAGCACGAGCACGCTCCGCAGGCCCGCCTCGAGACCGCTGATGATGTCGGTGTCCATCCGGTCACCGATCATCACGGTGGTTTCGGAGTGTCCCTCGATGCGGTTCAGCGCGCTGCGCATCATCAGTGGGTTCGGCTTGCCGACGAAGTACGGCGCGACGCCCGTGGCCCGGGTGATCAGCGCAGCCACCGAGCCGGTCGCCGGCAGCGGACCCTCTTGTGACGGGCCGGTCGGGTCAGGGTTGGTCGCGATGAAGCGGGCACCGTCCGCGATCAGCCGGATCGCCTTGGTGATCGCCTCGAACGAGTACGTCCGGGTTTCGCCGAGGACGACGTAGTCCGGGTCGCGCTCGGTCAGCACGTACCCGATCTCGTGCAATGCGGTGGTCAGTCCCGCCTCGCCGATCACGTACGCCGTCCCGCGCGGCCGCTGGTCGTCGAGGAACTGCGCGGTGGCGAGCGCGCTGGTCCAGATCGACCGCTCCGGGATGTCGATGCCCGCGGCAAGCAGGCGGGCGCGGAGGTCGCGCGGGGTGAAGATCGAGTTGTTCGTGAGGACCAGGAACTTCTTGCCGGACGCCTGCAGCGCGGCGATGAACTCGCCGGCTCCGGGGATGGCGCGCTCCTCGTGCACCAGCACGCCGTCCATGTCGGTCAGCCAGGTATCCACCGGTTTGTGCTCGCTCACCAGCTCATCGTAGAGGCCTGACCGGCTGGTGCACTGAAACTGTCGGCGGCGGGGGCAAGAATGCCGGCATGGAATTGGCCGGGTACCGCGAGTTGTGGCGAGCGCACGGTGTGATGACGCTGCTGGTGTCGTCACTGCTCGCCCGGCTGCCCATGCTCGCGACGATGGTGCCGATCGCGTTCCTCGCGAAGGACGCGAGCGGCTCGTTCCAGTGGGCGGGCGTTGTCGCAGGCGCCTATTCGGTCGGTGCGGCGGTTGCGGGACCGCTCTGGTCGCGTGCGGCCGACCGGCGCGGACCTCGTGGCGTGCTGCTCGCGACCGGGATCGCCTGGAGTCTGGCGCTGTTCGGGATCGCGCTCCTTCCGGCCGGGCTGCATCGGTTGCTGCCGCTGCTGGCCTTGATCGCCGGCGCCCTGGTGCCGCCGGTCATGCAGACGTTGCGGGCCGCGTGGCCGCGCGTCGTCTCGGGCCCGGCGTTGCGGACGGCGTACTCGGTGGATGCGACGGCGCAGGAGCTGCTGTTCATGGTCGGGCCGATGCTCGGGGCAACCGCGGTGAGTGTGGCGAGCCCGCGGGCCGGCGTACTGCTCGCGGCGGTGATGTCGGCCGTCTTCATCTGGTGGTATGCGCTTCGACAACCCGAGCCGCTCCCCCGCGACCAGCACACCACGGTGCCGCTGACCGCGCGGCAGCTGCTCTGGCACCGGCACCGCTTGCCGCTGATCCTCGCGTTCGGCCTCTGGGTCATGTCGTTCAACGGGATCTCGCTGGCCATCGTCGCGTTCGCCGACGACCACGGTCAGCGGCTGATCGCCGGGATCCTCGAGGCCGTCTGGGCGTTCGGCAGCCTGGTCGGAGGCGCTGTTGCGGGCGCGTTGCCCGGTCGGCGTACGTCGTACCTCTGGCGGCGGGCTGCTCTGGTCGCGGTCGGGATGCTGCTGTGTGTGTTCGCAACCTGGTCGTCGGTGGCCCTCGGGATCGCGTTGGCGGTGTCGGGGCTGACGCTCGCGCCGGCGATCGGCGCGCTGTATGGGCGGCTGGGTTCGTTGACGCCGGACGTCGCGCGAACCGAGGTGTTCGGGTGGATGGGCAGCGCGGCGACCGGCGGTGCAGCGATCGGGGCTGCGGTGTCGGGTGCGGTGATCGAAGGCTTCGGCGTGCGGTACGTGTGGCTGCTGGCCACCGTACTCGCGGTGCTGGCGACGGTGTTGCTGCTCCGGGTGCCGCCTGAGGTCGAGCCGGAGCCGAGTGGGCCTGACCTACCGGCCGGCGGACTGCTCGGCGAGACCGCGTAGCTCCTCGACCATCGCGTTCGGGTCGCCGGCGGCGTACACGGCCGAGCCGGCTACGAACACGTCGGCGCCGGCCTCGGCGCAGCGCTCGATGGTGTCGGCCGAGACGCCGCCGTCGATCTCGATCCACAGGTCGAGCCCGTGCTTGTCGAGCAGTTGGCGGGTGCGGCGGATCTTCGGCACGCAGACGTCGAGGAACTTCTGCCCGCCGAAGCCGGGCTCGACGGTCATGATCAGGATCATGTCGAGCTCGGCCAGCAGGTCCTCGTACGGCTCGATCGGGGTTGCGGGCCTGAGGGCCATCGCGGCCCGCGCGCCCTTGGCCCGGATCTCCCGCGCGGTCCGGATCGGCGCCCGGCAGGCCTCGATGTGGAACGTGACGCTCGACGCGCCCGCCTCGACGTACCCAGGCGCCCAGCGGTCCGGGTCCTCGATCATCAGGTGACAGTCGAGCGGCATGTCGGTCGCCTTGGCCAGCGACTCGACCACCGGCATCCCGAGGGTCAGATTCGGCACGAAGTGGTTGTCCATCACGTCGACATGCAGCCAGTCCGCATTCGACACAGCTGCCGCCTCGTCAGACAGCCGCGCGAAGTCGGCGGCCAGGATGCTAGGCGCGATCTGAATCCCCATGGCGTCAATCTATCGACCCGCCGACGGACAGCTGTCAGGTGGTGAGCTCGGCGGTGAGTACTTCGCGGAGCGTCGTGGTCGGGCGACCGAGCAGTGTGGGCAGTGTGGGGTCGACGACGGCGAACTCGCCGCGCCGCGCGGCGGCGAAGATGCCCAGTGTCAGCTCGACCAGGAACTCCGGCATTCCGCGCCCGAGCGCCGCCTGCTTCCACTCCTCGTCCGGCACCGCGACCCGGGTGATCTTCCGCCCGACGAGATCCGACGCGATCGCAGCGATGTCCGCGTAGTCGAACAGCTCCGGCCCGGTGAGCGCCGGCGTAATGCCGTCCAGACGGCCGGGGTCGGTCAGCGCGAGCACCGCCGCGTCGGCCAGATCCCGGTGCGCTGTCCAGGAGAACGGCCCGTCCTCCGGCAGGATCAGCTCTCCCGTCGCCAGCGCGGACCGCAGCAGGTAGACCGGCGTACTCGCGTAGAAACCGTTGCGCAGGGCCGTGAACGGTACGCCGGAATCGGCCAGATCCTGTTCCGTCGCGGCGTGGCCCCGGGTCGCGAGGAACAGGGAGTCCAGGTTCGCGGCTTGGTGGCTGGTGTAGAGGATGCGCCCGGCGCCGGCGGTCTTGGCGAGGTCGATCGCGACGTGGTGCGGCTCCGGGTCGGCCGGGCCGGAGACGATCAGCACCTGGGTGGCGCCTTCGAACGCGTACGCGAGCGAGTCCGGGTCGCCGAAGTCTCCACGTCGTACCCGAACACCGCGGGCAGCGAGGTCCGCGGCCTTCGCCGGGTTACGCACGCTGACACCGAGCTGATCGGTGGCGACACGGTCGGCGAGGCGGTCGACGACAGCACGGCCGAGGCGGCCGCTCGCTCCGGTGACGATGATCATGCATGACTCCTTGTTATCAGTGGATACAGATTGACGCTATCACTGTTAACACGGCGAGCCAACCGCTACCGTTGGCGCGTGGACGAGCTGCAAACCGACGAGACGCCGGCCGACGCGACTACGAGCGGTAGCGGTGGGCGGGACCGGATGCGGGCTCAGATCGTCGAGGTTGCGGCGGGGCTTCTTGCGAGTGGTGGGCGGGACGCTGTGTCGACGCGAGCGGTCGCGGCTGCGGCGGGTACGCAGGCGCCGACGATCTACCGGCTGTTCGGCGACAAGGACGGGCTGCTCGCGGCGGTGCTGGAGTACGGGTTCTCGACGTACCTCGCGGACAAGCCGCCCCTCGATTCGACGGCAGACCCGATCACGGACCTCCGCGCGGGATGGGACCTGCACATCGGGTTCGGGCTGGCGAACCCGGCGCTCTTCCTCCTGATGTACGCCGACACGCGGCCGGGCCGGCGCCCCGCCGCAGCCGAGGCCGGGCTGGCGATCCTGCGAACCCGGATCCGCAACATCGGAGCCGCCGGACGGCTGCGCGTCGACGAGGGCCTGGCCGCGGAACTGGTGCAGGCGGCCGGTTCAGGCGCCGTACTAGCACTGCTAGCCGTCCCCCAGGAGAGCCGCGATCCGCGGCTGGCGGACACGATGTTCGACGCCTTGATCGCAGCAATCGCAACAGACCCAGCACACCACGAGACCGCGGATGACAGGGCGCGGACGGGTGTGGGGGCGGTGACGGCTGCGAATGCGTTGCGAGCGCGGTTACCGGAGCTTGAGATGCTGACTGATGGCGAGCGTCACGTGCTTGGTGAGTGGCTCGCCCGCATCACCCATTGAACGACCTCCGCGACCGTCTCGACCACCGCAACTCCCGCAGGCAGGGGTGGGCGGCGGATCAGGATTACGGGGATTCCGAGTCGGCGGGCTGCGGTGAGTTTGGCGGCTGTGGCGGGGCCGCCGCTGTCCTTGGTGACCAGTACGTCGATGCCGTGGTCGCGGAGGATCGTCTCCTCGTCAACGAGGGTGAAGGGGCCGCGGGCAAGGATCAGCGTGCACCAGGTGGGACGGGGTTCGGGCGGGTCGACGCACCGAGCGAGCGTCCACAACCCGGTACCAGCGAAGGCATCCAGCCCCTGCCGGCCGATCGTGAGAAACGCCCGCTTCCCGAGCTCCGGCAACAACTCAGCAGCAGCGGACGCGGTCTCGACCCAATGCCAATCGTCGTCAGGCTCCGCGATCCACCCCAGCCGCCGCAGCACCAGCAGGGGCGTACCGATCTCGCGCGTCGCAGCAAACGCATTCGCAGTGATGTTCGCCGCGAACGGATGCGTCGCATCGATCACCGCATCAACCGAATGCTCCCGCAACCAACCCGCGAGCCCGCCCGCTCCACCGAACCCGCCGACCCGCACCTCACCAACCGGCACCCGCGCATCGGTTGTCCGCCCGGCAAGCGACGACACCACGTCGACCCCGGCGCCGGACAGCAGGCCCGCCAGCTCGCGAGCCTCCCCCGTCCCGCCGAGCAACAGAACCTTCATCGAGACCGATCGGCCGAGTAGAGATGACTGTCCCGAAAGGCCGTTGCCGACAGCACCTTTCCGACGATGATGACGGCGGTACGGCGAACGCCCGCAGACTTCACCTGCTCCGCGATATCAGCAAGCGTCCCGCGCAGCACGACTTCGTCGTCGCGGGAGGCACGCGCGACGACCGCGACCGGGCAGTCCGCGCCGTAGTTCGGGACGAGTTCCTCGACCACGCGATCGATCTGCTGCACGGCAAGATGCAGAACGATCGTCGCCTGACTCGCGCCGAGCGTCGTCAGGTCCTCGCCGGCCGGCATCGCGCTGGCGCTGCCGCCGATCCGGGTGAGGACGACGGTCTGCCCGACCTCCGGAACGGTCAGCTCGCGGCCGAGGGTGGCGGCGGCCGCGGCGTACGCCGGTACGCCGGGCGTCACGTCGTACGGGATCTCGAGGGTGTCGAGGCGGCGCATCTGTTCGGCCATTGCGCTGAAGACGGACGGGTCGCCGGAATGCAGGCGGGCGACGTCGAGGCCGGCGGTGTGCGCGGTGGCGAGTTCGGTGACGATCTCGTCGAGGGTCAGGTTCGCGGTGTCGACCTTGCGGGCGCCGGGCGGGCAGTGGTCGAGTAGTTCGACCGGTACGAGCGCACCGGCGTACAGACAGACAGGTGAAGAGGCGATCAGGTCGCGGCCGCGGACTGTGATCAGGTCTGCCGCACCGGGTCCGGCACCGATGAAGTGGACCGTCACTTCGTCACGCTCCAGATGGTTACCGGCATGGCGGGGCGCCAGCCGGTCATGGTGCCGATGGCGGAGGCGCGTTGTACGT
This Kribbella sp. NBC_00482 DNA region includes the following protein-coding sequences:
- a CDS encoding MFS transporter produces the protein MELAGYRELWRAHGVMTLLVSSLLARLPMLATMVPIAFLAKDASGSFQWAGVVAGAYSVGAAVAGPLWSRAADRRGPRGVLLATGIAWSLALFGIALLPAGLHRLLPLLALIAGALVPPVMQTLRAAWPRVVSGPALRTAYSVDATAQELLFMVGPMLGATAVSVASPRAGVLLAAVMSAVFIWWYALRQPEPLPRDQHTTVPLTARQLLWHRHRLPLILAFGLWVMSFNGISLAIVAFADDHGQRLIAGILEAVWAFGSLVGGAVAGALPGRRTSYLWRRAALVAVGMLLCVFATWSSVALGIALAVSGLTLAPAIGALYGRLGSLTPDVARTEVFGWMGSAATGGAAIGAAVSGAVIEGFGVRYVWLLATVLAVLATVLLLRVPPEVEPEPSGPDLPAGGLLGETA
- the cobM gene encoding precorrin-4 C(11)-methyltransferase encodes the protein MTVHFIGAGPGAADLITVRGRDLIASSPVCLYAGALVPVELLDHCPPGARKVDTANLTLDEIVTELATAHTAGLDVARLHSGDPSVFSAMAEQMRRLDTLEIPYDVTPGVPAYAAAAATLGRELTVPEVGQTVVLTRIGGSASAMPAGEDLTTLGASQATIVLHLAVQQIDRVVEELVPNYGADCPVAVVARASRDDEVVLRGTLADIAEQVKSAGVRRTAVIIVGKVLSATAFRDSHLYSADRSR
- a CDS encoding cobalt-precorrin-6A reductase, with amino-acid sequence MKVLLLGGTGEARELAGLLSGAGVDVVSSLAGRTTDARVPVGEVRVGGFGGAGGLAGWLREHSVDAVIDATHPFAANITANAFAATREIGTPLLVLRRLGWIAEPDDDWHWVETASAAAELLPELGKRAFLTIGRQGLDAFAGTGLWTLARCVDPPEPRPTWCTLILARGPFTLVDEETILRDHGIDVLVTKDSGGPATAAKLTAARRLGIPVILIRRPPLPAGVAVVETVAEVVQWVMRASHSPST
- a CDS encoding SDR family oxidoreductase, which codes for MIIVTGASGRLGRAVVDRLADRVATDQLGVSVRNPAKAADLAARGVRVRRGDFGDPDSLAYAFEGATQVLIVSGPADPEPHHVAIDLAKTAGAGRILYTSHQAANLDSLFLATRGHAATEQDLADSGVPFTALRNGFYASTPVYLLRSALATGELILPEDGPFSWTAHRDLADAAVLALTDPGRLDGITPALTGPELFDYADIAAIASDLVGRKITRVAVPDEEWKQAALGRGMPEFLVELTLGIFAAARRGEFAVVDPTLPTLLGRPTTTLREVLTAELTT
- the rpe gene encoding ribulose-phosphate 3-epimerase — its product is MGIQIAPSILAADFARLSDEAAAVSNADWLHVDVMDNHFVPNLTLGMPVVESLAKATDMPLDCHLMIEDPDRWAPGYVEAGASSVTFHIEACRAPIRTAREIRAKGARAAMALRPATPIEPYEDLLAELDMILIMTVEPGFGGQKFLDVCVPKIRRTRQLLDKHGLDLWIEIDGGVSADTIERCAEAGADVFVAGSAVYAAGDPNAMVEELRGLAEQSAGR
- a CDS encoding TetR/AcrR family transcriptional regulator, which encodes MDELQTDETPADATTSGSGGRDRMRAQIVEVAAGLLASGGRDAVSTRAVAAAAGTQAPTIYRLFGDKDGLLAAVLEYGFSTYLADKPPLDSTADPITDLRAGWDLHIGFGLANPALFLLMYADTRPGRRPAAAEAGLAILRTRIRNIGAAGRLRVDEGLAAELVQAAGSGAVLALLAVPQESRDPRLADTMFDALIAAIATDPAHHETADDRARTGVGAVTAANALRARLPELEMLTDGERHVLGEWLARITH